Proteins co-encoded in one Flavobacterium fluviale genomic window:
- a CDS encoding type I phosphomannose isomerase catalytic subunit — MSQTLYPLQFEPILKERIWGGEKLKTILNKPIVSQITGESWELSTVEGDVSVVANGDLKGKSLMDLIDETPDAILGSKVYERFGKQFPLLFKYLDAREDLSIQVHPNDKLAKERHNSFGKTEMWYVMQADADARIIVGFKENSSKEEYLKHLHDNTLVSILDDVKAKSGDVFFLETGTVHAIGAGLVVAEIQQTSDITYRLYDFDRVDANGNKRELHVDLALDAINYNKVDTQKKYESEANTSNTVVDCPYFTTNFIPLEDKVTVSKNGETFTVYMCIEGSFEIEYDGFKHTYIKGDTVLVPAAINAFNLSGKASILEIYIS; from the coding sequence ATGAGCCAAACTTTATACCCTTTGCAATTTGAACCGATTTTGAAAGAAAGAATCTGGGGGGGAGAAAAACTAAAAACAATTCTTAATAAACCAATCGTTTCTCAAATTACTGGCGAAAGCTGGGAATTATCTACTGTAGAAGGAGATGTAAGCGTGGTAGCAAATGGAGATCTTAAAGGAAAATCTTTAATGGATCTTATTGATGAAACGCCAGACGCAATTTTAGGATCTAAAGTTTATGAGCGTTTTGGAAAACAATTTCCACTGCTTTTTAAATATCTTGATGCGAGAGAGGATCTTTCTATTCAAGTGCATCCAAATGATAAATTGGCTAAAGAACGTCATAATTCATTCGGGAAAACAGAAATGTGGTACGTAATGCAGGCAGATGCAGATGCACGAATTATTGTTGGTTTTAAAGAAAATTCAAGTAAAGAGGAATATTTAAAACATTTACATGACAATACTTTGGTTTCGATTTTAGACGATGTGAAAGCAAAATCTGGCGATGTTTTCTTTTTAGAAACAGGAACCGTTCATGCAATTGGAGCAGGTTTGGTTGTTGCCGAAATTCAGCAGACATCTGATATAACGTACCGTTTATACGATTTTGACAGGGTAGATGCAAACGGAAATAAAAGAGAGCTTCACGTTGATTTAGCACTAGACGCAATCAATTATAATAAAGTAGATACCCAAAAGAAATACGAGTCTGAAGCAAACACATCTAATACAGTTGTTGACTGCCCGTACTTTACAACCAATTTTATTCCGTTAGAAGATAAAGTTACTGTGTCTAAAAATGGCGAAACATTTACAGTTTATATGTGTATTGAAGGAAGTTTCGAAATCGAATACGACGGATTTAAACACACGTACATCAAAGGAGATACTGTGTTGGTTCCAGCTGCGATAAATGCATTTAATTTAAGCGGAAAAGCTTCTATTTTAGAAATTTACATTTCATAG
- a CDS encoding peroxiredoxin, with amino-acid sequence MSLKIGDIVPNFTAKDNHGEIFQSQSVLGRKPLVIYFYPKDNTPGCTTEACSFRDQYEDFKDLGAEVIGISSDSVKSHHKFAAKHQLPFILLSDQDKRLRKLFGVRNNLFGLLPGRVTYIIDRNGLVISIFDSVNAAKHIPKALETVKELVL; translated from the coding sequence ATGTCATTAAAAATAGGAGATATAGTTCCGAATTTTACTGCGAAAGACAATCATGGAGAAATTTTTCAAAGCCAGAGTGTTTTAGGAAGAAAACCACTGGTGATTTATTTTTATCCAAAAGATAATACGCCTGGCTGTACAACAGAAGCCTGCAGTTTTCGGGACCAATATGAAGATTTTAAGGATCTGGGAGCTGAGGTAATTGGAATTAGCAGTGATAGTGTAAAATCACATCACAAATTTGCTGCTAAACATCAATTGCCTTTTATTTTACTTTCGGATCAAGATAAAAGATTAAGAAAACTTTTTGGTGTTCGAAACAATTTGTTCGGGCTGCTGCCGGGACGTGTCACATATATTATAGATAGAAATGGTTTGGTAATTTCGATATTTGACAGCGTAAATGCTGCTAAACATATACCAAAAGCCTTGGAAACAGTCAAAGAATTAGTATTATAA
- a CDS encoding 6-carboxytetrahydropterin synthase, with protein MRVTISRKAHFNAAHRLHRKDWSFEKNDAVFGKCNNANFHGHNYGLTVSVTGKIDPETGFVLDVKVLADIIREEVEIPFDHKNLNLDVPEFLDLNPTAENIAVVIWNKIRQRIHTDFDLEVVLNETDRNFVTYKGE; from the coding sequence ATGAGAGTAACCATATCAAGAAAAGCACATTTTAATGCTGCACATCGACTACATCGAAAAGATTGGTCATTTGAAAAAAACGATGCTGTTTTTGGAAAATGCAACAATGCTAATTTTCATGGTCATAATTATGGTTTAACAGTAAGTGTTACAGGAAAAATTGACCCGGAAACTGGTTTTGTTTTAGATGTGAAAGTATTAGCGGATATTATACGAGAAGAAGTAGAAATTCCGTTTGATCACAAAAATCTAAATCTGGACGTACCAGAATTTTTAGATTTAAATCCAACTGCAGAAAATATTGCAGTTGTGATATGGAATAAAATTAGACAACGAATTCACACTGACTTTGATTTAGAAGTAGTGTTGAACGAAACCGACCGCAATTTTGTAACTTATAAAGGAGAATAA
- the idi gene encoding isopentenyl-diphosphate Delta-isomerase encodes MTEENVILVNQNDEQIGLMPKLEAHEKALLHRAFSVFVLNEQNEIMLQQRAHQKYHSPLLWTNTCCSHQREGETNIEAGSRRLFEEMGFKTDLKDLFHFIYKAPFDNGLTEHELDHVMIGYYNDNPDINTEEVEDWKWMKIEDVKNDIQKQPEIYTVWFKIIFDEFYHFLEDHKL; translated from the coding sequence ATGACAGAAGAAAACGTAATATTAGTCAATCAAAATGATGAGCAGATTGGTTTAATGCCAAAGTTAGAAGCACACGAAAAAGCGCTTTTGCATCGTGCATTTTCAGTTTTTGTTTTAAATGAACAGAATGAAATAATGCTGCAGCAGCGAGCGCATCAAAAATATCATTCTCCTCTGCTGTGGACAAATACCTGTTGCAGCCACCAGCGCGAAGGCGAAACCAATATTGAAGCGGGAAGCAGGAGATTGTTTGAAGAAATGGGGTTTAAAACAGACTTAAAAGATTTGTTTCATTTTATTTATAAAGCACCTTTTGACAACGGATTAACGGAGCATGAATTAGACCATGTAATGATTGGTTATTATAATGATAATCCAGATATCAATACAGAAGAAGTTGAAGATTGGAAATGGATGAAAATTGAGGATGTAAAAAACGATATTCAGAAACAGCCAGAAATATATACCGTTTGGTTTAAAATAATTTTTGATGAATTTTATCATTTTTTAGAAGATCATAAACTTTAA
- the msrB gene encoding peptide-methionine (R)-S-oxide reductase MsrB: MKSKTQFISLCFLLPLFILQACGQNTKKQTKSTSMENNIITKSGNPYYSNTDTTKLNVSDAEWKKVLPADVYAVMREADTERPFTGKYWNTDEKGTYYCASCGNKLFRSTAKFSSSCGWPSFFEQDDKKSIVFKEDNSIGMERIEALCGRCGGHLGHLFDDGPAPTGKRYCMNSIALDFVPDSK; encoded by the coding sequence ATGAAATCAAAAACTCAATTTATCAGCCTTTGCTTTTTATTACCGCTTTTTATTTTACAGGCTTGCGGACAAAACACTAAAAAGCAGACAAAATCGACTTCTATGGAAAATAATATCATTACTAAATCTGGAAATCCTTATTATTCTAATACCGACACTACTAAATTGAATGTTAGTGATGCGGAATGGAAAAAAGTTTTACCAGCAGACGTTTATGCGGTAATGCGTGAAGCGGATACCGAAAGACCTTTTACAGGAAAATATTGGAACACAGACGAAAAAGGAACCTATTACTGCGCTTCTTGCGGTAATAAACTTTTTAGGTCTACAGCAAAATTCTCCAGCAGCTGCGGATGGCCGAGCTTTTTTGAACAAGACGATAAAAAAAGTATTGTTTTTAAAGAAGATAACTCTATCGGAATGGAAAGAATTGAAGCTTTATGCGGTCGCTGCGGTGGACATTTAGGACATTTATTTGATGATGGCCCTGCTCCTACTGGAAAACGTTACTGCATGAATTCGATCGCTCTTGATTTTGTTCCAGATTCTAAATAA
- the msrA gene encoding peptide-methionine (S)-S-oxide reductase MsrA encodes MKNILLICFLALSLNGFSQNKKTSNLETITLGGGCYWCVEAVYEDLNGVKSVVSGFSGGKSANPTYEDVSTGQTGHAEVVQITYDKNVTNINEIFKVFFTVHDPTTLNRQGADVGTQYRSVIFYKNAEQKKAAESIIAELNKAKAYKNPIVTKVEPFKAFYKAEDYHQNYYANNKNQPYCKMVIQPKLEKFEKVFKDKLKKK; translated from the coding sequence ATGAAAAATATACTTTTAATATGTTTTTTGGCGCTTTCGCTGAATGGCTTTTCGCAAAACAAAAAAACTTCTAATCTCGAAACGATTACACTTGGCGGCGGCTGTTACTGGTGTGTTGAAGCCGTTTACGAAGATTTAAACGGAGTAAAATCTGTCGTTTCTGGATTTTCTGGTGGCAAAAGCGCTAATCCTACTTATGAAGACGTGTCTACTGGACAAACAGGTCATGCAGAAGTGGTGCAAATTACTTACGATAAAAACGTTACTAATATTAATGAAATCTTCAAAGTCTTTTTTACCGTTCACGATCCAACGACTTTAAATCGTCAGGGTGCAGATGTTGGAACACAATATCGTTCTGTAATTTTTTATAAAAATGCCGAACAGAAAAAAGCGGCTGAAAGTATTATTGCAGAGTTAAACAAAGCAAAAGCTTACAAAAACCCTATTGTTACTAAAGTAGAGCCTTTTAAAGCTTTTTATAAAGCCGAAGATTATCATCAAAATTATTATGCAAACAATAAAAACCAGCCGTATTGCAAAATGGTAATTCAGCCTAAATTAGAAAAATTTGAAAAGGTCTTTAAAGACAAACTTAAAAAGAAATAA
- a CDS encoding META domain-containing protein produces the protein MKKYTLAVLSVLTLLLTSCMASKDGKSAGNLYDTTWELEYISGPRIAFEGLYPNKKPQITFDEKEKNVYGNNGCNGYSAPFTLNGKTLTFGEPGPSTMMFCEGGGEQQFLKQMKQITSYSIDKDGKLNLIQGDVPMMRFKKVAKQ, from the coding sequence ATGAAAAAATACACACTCGCGGTTCTTTCAGTTTTAACTTTATTATTGACTTCTTGTATGGCATCAAAAGATGGTAAAAGTGCTGGTAATTTATACGATACAACTTGGGAATTAGAATATATTTCTGGACCAAGAATTGCTTTTGAAGGATTATATCCAAATAAAAAGCCGCAAATTACTTTTGATGAAAAAGAAAAAAATGTTTATGGTAATAATGGATGTAATGGCTACAGCGCCCCATTTACTTTAAACGGAAAAACGTTAACTTTTGGAGAGCCAGGGCCGAGCACCATGATGTTTTGTGAAGGAGGCGGCGAACAGCAGTTTTTGAAACAAATGAAACAAATTACCAGTTATTCTATTGACAAAGATGGAAAGCTGAATTTGATTCAGGGCGATGTGCCAATGATGCGATTTAAAAAAGTGGCAAAACAATAG
- a CDS encoding aminopeptidase P N-terminal domain-containing protein: MKQFLLLFVFFLSLSQIQSQENLPTDYLSKEFHKERREAFRNLLPANSVAVVFSYPERVFSKDINYNFHQNPDMYYLTGYKEPDAVLLIFKDAQGTEKYNEVLFVRERNASQETWTGRRLGVEGAKSKLGFTNVYNGKDFNDFAIDFKKFDKIVYDKIPTDIRKNRTGFDLFGLIETFKTKASIAAENESSVELFNNITNSLREIKTPEEIDLMRKSVKLSCIAHNEVMKAVGPDMSENEADGIHAYVHRHYGAEGEGYPPIVGAGANGCILHYGENNSTKIDNQLLLMDVGSEYHGYSADVTRTVPANGKFSEEQKAIYQLVYEAQEEVFKICKPGTPFQDLNKKSREVIAAGLIKLGIITDPKDVRIYYPHGCSHFLGLDVHDKGNYMSKLKENMVFTVEPGIYIPANSKCDKKWWNIGVRIEDDILITKDNYENLSSESPRKWQDVEALAKQKSTFNEMKFPKI, translated from the coding sequence ATGAAACAATTTCTCTTATTGTTTGTCTTCTTTCTCAGTTTATCGCAAATTCAATCGCAAGAAAATCTTCCAACAGATTATCTTTCAAAAGAATTCCACAAAGAACGCCGTGAAGCATTTAGAAACCTACTGCCTGCCAATTCTGTTGCAGTAGTTTTTTCATATCCGGAAAGAGTATTTTCAAAAGACATCAATTATAATTTTCACCAAAATCCTGATATGTATTACTTAACAGGATACAAAGAACCAGATGCTGTCTTATTAATTTTTAAAGATGCACAAGGCACCGAGAAATACAATGAGGTTCTTTTTGTACGTGAAAGAAATGCTTCGCAGGAAACTTGGACAGGAAGACGTCTTGGTGTAGAAGGTGCTAAATCTAAATTAGGATTTACGAATGTCTATAACGGAAAAGATTTTAATGATTTTGCTATAGACTTTAAGAAATTTGACAAAATTGTATATGATAAAATTCCAACCGACATTAGAAAAAACAGAACTGGTTTTGATCTTTTCGGCTTAATCGAAACTTTCAAAACTAAAGCTTCTATAGCAGCAGAAAATGAATCTTCTGTTGAACTTTTCAATAACATAACTAATTCTTTAAGAGAAATAAAAACTCCAGAAGAAATAGATTTAATGAGAAAATCGGTAAAACTTTCTTGTATTGCACATAACGAAGTTATGAAAGCTGTTGGTCCAGATATGAGCGAAAACGAAGCAGACGGAATTCATGCTTACGTTCACAGACATTATGGTGCAGAAGGAGAAGGCTATCCGCCAATTGTTGGCGCTGGAGCAAATGGCTGTATTTTACATTACGGAGAAAACAATTCTACAAAAATTGACAATCAATTGTTATTGATGGATGTAGGTTCTGAATACCACGGGTATTCTGCCGACGTTACGCGAACAGTTCCTGCAAATGGAAAATTCAGCGAAGAACAAAAAGCAATTTATCAATTAGTTTACGAAGCGCAGGAAGAAGTTTTTAAAATTTGTAAACCAGGAACTCCTTTTCAGGATTTAAACAAAAAATCCCGAGAAGTTATCGCTGCAGGATTAATTAAATTAGGAATTATTACCGATCCAAAAGATGTTAGAATTTATTACCCTCATGGCTGTTCGCACTTTCTTGGCTTAGATGTACACGACAAGGGTAATTATATGAGTAAATTAAAAGAAAATATGGTATTTACTGTTGAACCAGGTATTTACATTCCCGCAAACAGTAAATGCGATAAAAAATGGTGGAATATTGGCGTACGTATCGAAGATGACATTTTAATTACAAAAGATAATTATGAAAATCTTTCTTCGGAGTCGCCAAGAAAATGGCAGGATGTTGAAGCGTTAGCTAAGCAAAAAAGCACTTTTAATGAAATGAAATTCCCTAAAATATAA